A genomic stretch from Methylorubrum extorquens includes:
- a CDS encoding conserved protein of unknown function; SGHN hydrolase domain; putative exported protein (Evidence 4 : Unknown function but conserved in other organisms) produces MPPATATVEALDLSLSPECRVPGSKLYTLARLKAVKAALKEKRPIHVLSIGSSSAGLGASASYPVKLENALEQALPDVQIEVEARGLPGEVASGAGERLRSMVAEMEPDLVVWQVGTNDALARVDIEAFGEALDESVQWVKSHGIDIVLIDPVFTESLADDAYYTQMVRTVQDVARREAVPLVHRYAAMRFLSTQRTTEAHMLGRHFRLNDLGLRCMAEHATRAITLSLLQPDAAKDAGKIDPGKIDPNKTDAVKTDHATSETTKSDPTQTGTPGSGPTPALKQP; encoded by the coding sequence ATGCCGCCCGCGACCGCGACGGTCGAGGCGCTCGACCTGAGCCTGTCGCCCGAATGCCGGGTGCCGGGCTCGAAGCTCTACACCCTGGCCCGGCTCAAGGCGGTCAAGGCCGCGCTCAAGGAGAAGCGGCCGATCCACGTCCTGTCGATCGGCTCCTCCTCGGCGGGGCTCGGTGCCTCCGCGAGCTATCCGGTGAAGCTGGAAAACGCCCTGGAGCAGGCGCTGCCCGACGTTCAGATCGAGGTCGAGGCCCGCGGGCTGCCCGGCGAGGTCGCGAGCGGGGCGGGCGAGCGGCTGCGCTCCATGGTCGCCGAGATGGAGCCGGACCTCGTCGTCTGGCAGGTCGGCACCAACGATGCCCTGGCTCGCGTCGATATCGAGGCCTTCGGCGAGGCGCTCGATGAATCGGTGCAGTGGGTCAAATCCCACGGCATCGACATCGTGCTCATCGACCCCGTCTTCACCGAGAGTCTGGCCGACGACGCCTATTACACCCAGATGGTGCGCACCGTGCAGGACGTCGCCCGCCGCGAGGCGGTGCCGCTGGTCCACCGCTACGCGGCGATGCGCTTCCTCTCGACCCAGCGCACCACCGAGGCGCACATGCTGGGCCGCCATTTCCGGCTCAACGATCTCGGCCTTCGCTGCATGGCCGAGCACGCCACGCGGGCGATCACCCTGTCGCTCCTCCAGCCGGATGCGGCCAAGGATGCCGGCAAGATCGATCCGGGCAAGATCGATCCGAACAAGACCGATGCGGTGAAGACGGACCACGCCACGTCCGAAACCACGAAGTCCGACCCGACCCAGACCGGAACGCCGGGCTCCGGACCGACCCCGGCGCTCAAGCAGCCGTAG
- a CDS encoding putative polysaccharide export protein, PST family (Evidence 3 : Putative function from multiple computational evidences; Product type m : membrane component) produces the protein MAADKVIAGGLPASFLETLLVRSRAVRATAAVSALGVFAVRIGAAGFAYGAQVLMARMMGGAEYGIFATIWVWIAILGHTATFGLSQGACRFLPADQATSRLDDVRGFLLSGALVSLGGGLALSLGGLAVAFLQGGLLAGPYGTPILVAAVVVPLFAFQDYLEGVARSQGWPLLAIAPPYLLRQALIMIAMIGAVLAGAPAEAWIAIACTLAATGLAAAVQAGLLLARLRRHLPAGPRHYRWRLWLAACLPIAAGDLAASAFGFVDVVILGFLAAPEAVGLYFAATRIQQFVAFVHYAASATTAQRLAAARARGDEAGLAHLVRMQARWTFLATAGVGVGIVAVSPLLLGLFGEGFRASLPVLAILVAGSVAASLFGPAEDVLTMLGGERLCAGVTLAMLVLAAGLCLTLVPWLGVVGAALAVGLAQTLRGFILALGARSLHGLSTPVVGFPQRSAAR, from the coding sequence ATGGCAGCGGACAAGGTGATCGCGGGCGGCCTCCCAGCATCATTTCTCGAGACCCTTCTCGTCCGGTCTCGGGCGGTGCGTGCCACGGCCGCCGTCTCGGCGCTCGGCGTGTTCGCGGTCCGCATCGGCGCGGCCGGTTTCGCCTACGGGGCGCAGGTCCTGATGGCGCGCATGATGGGCGGCGCGGAATACGGGATCTTCGCCACGATCTGGGTCTGGATCGCCATCCTCGGCCACACCGCGACCTTCGGCCTGTCCCAGGGCGCCTGCCGCTTCCTGCCCGCCGATCAGGCGACGAGCCGGCTCGACGATGTGCGCGGCTTCCTGCTCAGCGGGGCACTCGTGAGCCTCGGCGGGGGGCTCGCCCTGTCGCTCGGTGGCCTCGCCGTGGCCTTCCTGCAGGGCGGCCTGCTCGCCGGCCCCTACGGAACGCCGATCCTGGTCGCGGCCGTCGTCGTGCCGCTCTTCGCCTTCCAAGACTATCTCGAGGGCGTGGCCCGCAGCCAGGGCTGGCCGCTGCTCGCCATCGCGCCGCCCTACCTGCTGCGCCAAGCTCTGATCATGATCGCGATGATCGGCGCCGTGCTCGCGGGCGCGCCGGCCGAGGCCTGGATCGCCATCGCCTGTACGCTGGCCGCGACCGGCCTCGCGGCAGCGGTTCAGGCCGGGCTGCTGCTGGCGCGCCTGCGCCGCCACCTGCCGGCCGGCCCGCGCCACTACCGCTGGCGGCTGTGGCTGGCCGCCTGCCTGCCGATCGCGGCGGGCGACCTCGCCGCGAGCGCCTTCGGCTTCGTCGATGTCGTGATCCTCGGCTTCCTCGCAGCCCCGGAGGCCGTCGGCCTCTACTTTGCCGCCACCCGCATCCAGCAATTCGTGGCCTTCGTGCATTACGCGGCCTCGGCCACGACCGCCCAGCGCCTCGCCGCCGCCCGCGCCCGCGGCGACGAGGCGGGGCTCGCGCATCTCGTGCGCATGCAGGCGCGCTGGACCTTCCTGGCGACGGCGGGCGTCGGCGTCGGCATCGTCGCGGTGTCGCCGCTGCTGCTCGGCCTGTTCGGCGAAGGGTTTCGCGCCAGCCTTCCGGTTCTGGCGATCCTCGTCGCTGGCAGCGTCGCGGCGAGCCTGTTCGGCCCGGCCGAGGATGTGCTGACCATGCTCGGCGGCGAGCGGCTCTGCGCCGGCGTCACCCTGGCGATGCTGGTCCTCGCCGCGGGGCTCTGCCTTACCCTGGTGCCCTGGCTCGGGGTCGTCGGCGCGGCCCTGGCGGTGGGGCTGGCTCAGACACTGCGCGGGTTCATCCTGGCGCTCGGCGCCCGGTCCCTTCACGGTCTCTCGACGCCGGTCGTCGGATTTCCCCAGCGGAGTGCCGCCCGGTGA
- a CDS encoding protein of unknown function precursor (Evidence 5 : Unknown function) produces the protein MRALSLSGSSRAAVEPVAALAAEASAWDALAVQAVSAHPFYARAVVAAHCDHGLCHPRLSAVVVRDGAAIAALLPFTLRPDIAGLGAAIAQPFLSPYMTASAPLVADGPGLEERLDALVEGLAHASGGRPWRWPLLATETRLGLGLLAAMERAGWRTGTVARFERPVLDRRADYDAFLAGHPHKSRLKDLRRRRRRLEEAGTLTVERATEGATLERALEDFLTLEAAGWKGEAGTALRSRPRTEAFARALFRPAGGPVAVRADWLRLDGRTIAASLALVSSGTAHLLKTAYDEGLRALAPGLVLEDAIVRALHAEGFAARLDSATMPGSALESLYPERESIAEIIAQPPGAGLISLERRLRLARFEHRARAEAKRLLRRG, from the coding sequence ATGCGCGCCCTTTCCCTTTCCGGATCGTCGCGGGCGGCGGTCGAGCCCGTTGCCGCGCTCGCTGCCGAGGCCTCGGCCTGGGACGCGCTGGCGGTCCAAGCCGTCTCCGCGCATCCGTTCTATGCGCGGGCGGTCGTTGCGGCCCATTGCGACCATGGCCTGTGCCATCCCCGCCTCTCGGCGGTGGTCGTCCGTGACGGGGCAGCGATTGCCGCTCTGCTGCCCTTCACCCTGCGTCCCGACATCGCCGGGCTCGGCGCGGCGATCGCGCAGCCCTTCCTCTCGCCCTACATGACGGCGAGCGCCCCCCTCGTCGCCGATGGTCCCGGCCTGGAGGAGCGGCTCGATGCCCTGGTGGAGGGCCTTGCGCATGCCTCCGGCGGCCGGCCCTGGCGCTGGCCGCTGCTCGCGACCGAGACCCGTCTCGGCCTCGGGCTGCTCGCTGCCATGGAGCGGGCCGGCTGGCGGACCGGCACCGTCGCGCGTTTCGAGCGCCCGGTTCTCGACCGGCGGGCCGATTACGACGCCTTCCTCGCCGGTCACCCGCATAAAAGCCGCCTCAAGGACCTGCGCCGCCGCCGCCGCCGTCTGGAAGAGGCCGGGACGCTCACCGTTGAGCGCGCCACGGAGGGAGCCACGCTGGAACGGGCGCTGGAGGACTTTCTCACCCTCGAAGCGGCCGGCTGGAAGGGCGAGGCCGGCACGGCCCTGCGCAGCCGCCCGCGAACCGAAGCCTTCGCCCGCGCCCTGTTCCGGCCAGCCGGTGGTCCCGTCGCCGTCCGGGCAGATTGGCTGCGACTCGACGGGCGCACGATCGCGGCAAGCCTCGCCCTGGTCTCCAGCGGCACCGCCCATCTGCTCAAGACCGCCTATGACGAGGGCTTGCGGGCCCTGGCCCCCGGCCTCGTGCTGGAAGACGCCATCGTGCGCGCCCTCCATGCCGAGGGCTTTGCCGCGCGGCTCGATTCGGCGACGATGCCGGGATCGGCGCTCGAAAGCCTCTACCCCGAGCGCGAAAGCATCGCCGAGATCATCGCCCAGCCGCCGGGCGCCGGCCTGATCTCACTGGAACGGCGCCTCCGCCTCGCCCGGTTCGAGCATCGCGCACGGGCCGAGGCCAAGCGCCTGCTGCGGCGGGGCTGA
- a CDS encoding conserved protein of unknown function; putative exported protein (Evidence 4 : Unknown function but conserved in other organisms) yields the protein MQRTLSLLHALCLGVGGLAGTAASAQERPFTPSLTCGAVQALVARQRRVVLATSPNAYEAVHLDSGDCRNEVTARPAFEPTLDNPYCFAGYRCVQRNNGENSTR from the coding sequence ATGCAGCGCACGCTCTCTCTCCTCCACGCCCTCTGTCTCGGCGTCGGCGGCCTCGCCGGCACGGCGGCCTCGGCCCAGGAACGGCCCTTCACCCCGTCTCTCACCTGCGGGGCGGTGCAGGCTCTGGTGGCGCGGCAGCGCCGTGTCGTGCTCGCCACGAGCCCGAACGCCTACGAGGCGGTGCATCTCGACAGCGGAGATTGCCGCAACGAAGTGACCGCCCGCCCCGCCTTCGAGCCGACCCTGGACAATCCGTACTGCTTCGCCGGCTATCGCTGCGTCCAGCGCAACAACGGCGAGAACTCGACGCGCTAA
- a CDS encoding protein of unknown function (Evidence 5 : Unknown function) codes for MTPTDATRPDDPVESPGARSYEQRPVSKPVPEHRSPAPSEPGDIGSGWDKEKPSREEPRSGDGPGYRGG; via the coding sequence TTGACCCCGACCGACGCGACCAGACCCGACGATCCCGTGGAGAGCCCGGGGGCCCGGAGCTACGAGCAGCGTCCGGTCTCCAAACCGGTTCCGGAGCATCGTTCTCCCGCGCCGAGCGAGCCCGGCGATATCGGTTCCGGGTGGGACAAGGAGAAGCCGTCGCGCGAAGAGCCGCGCTCCGGTGATGGCCCCGGTTACCGCGGCGGTTGA
- a CDS encoding Beta-lactamase-like (Evidence 2b : Function from indirect experimental evidences (e.g. phenotypes); Product type e : enzyme), whose product MTIHICVTCGTSFPDAPSPPERCPICDEERQYVPASGQSWTNPGALASAHANAWRQVEPGLFEIETHPRFAIGQRAFLLRTPQGNVLWDCIALLDPATVALVRSLGGLAGIAISHPHYYTTMPDWAAAFDAPVYLHARDREWVMRPDDRVVFWEEDERALAPSLTLLRLGGHFPGGSVLHWQDGADGRGALLAGDIVQAGADRKSVSFQWSYPNWLPLSGGTVARIAARLETKAFARLYGAFGLHITDDAGAVVSRSAARYRDLLAQDQP is encoded by the coding sequence GTGACGATCCACATCTGCGTCACCTGCGGAACCAGCTTCCCCGACGCGCCGAGCCCGCCCGAGCGATGCCCGATCTGCGACGAGGAGCGGCAATACGTGCCCGCCTCCGGCCAAAGCTGGACGAATCCCGGCGCACTCGCATCCGCTCACGCCAACGCGTGGCGGCAGGTCGAGCCGGGGCTGTTCGAGATCGAGACCCATCCCCGTTTCGCCATCGGCCAGCGCGCCTTCCTGCTGCGCACGCCACAGGGCAATGTTCTGTGGGATTGCATCGCCCTGCTCGATCCGGCCACCGTCGCACTGGTGCGTTCGCTCGGCGGCCTGGCCGGCATCGCGATCTCGCATCCGCACTACTACACGACCATGCCCGATTGGGCGGCGGCCTTCGATGCGCCGGTCTACCTCCACGCCCGCGACCGCGAATGGGTGATGCGCCCCGACGACCGCGTGGTGTTCTGGGAGGAGGATGAGCGCGCTCTTGCCCCCAGCCTGACCCTGCTGCGCCTCGGCGGCCACTTCCCCGGCGGTTCCGTGCTGCACTGGCAGGACGGGGCGGACGGGCGCGGCGCGCTACTCGCGGGCGACATCGTGCAGGCCGGTGCGGACCGGAAGAGCGTCTCCTTCCAGTGGAGCTACCCGAACTGGCTGCCGCTCTCCGGCGGCACCGTCGCACGCATCGCGGCCCGGCTGGAAACGAAGGCGTTCGCCCGCCTTTACGGCGCCTTCGGCCTGCATATCACCGACGATGCAGGCGCCGTCGTCAGCCGTTCGGCGGCGCGCTACCGGGATCTCTTGGCGCAGGATCAGCCCTGA
- a CDS encoding conserved protein of unknown function (Evidence 4 : Unknown function but conserved in other organisms), with amino-acid sequence MRTGRASPSSGATRTGCRSPAAPSHASRPGWKRRRSPAFTAPSACISPTMQAPSSAVRRRATGISWRRISPDVFPGSAPGGSREQRRAGQRADECGKAEAPSLAPRAGRTRFGRRHRIASCKTVRRDRVLAPDVYHRGREPGHRRHRERFAFTDTLTPHLTALSVGGVPAVAGGPWRIGRPTAETIRPEPSPPRVASEWSRGL; translated from the coding sequence GTGCGGACCGGAAGAGCGTCTCCTTCCAGTGGAGCTACCCGAACTGGCTGCCGCTCTCCGGCGGCACCGTCGCACGCATCGCGGCCCGGCTGGAAACGAAGGCGTTCGCCCGCCTTTACGGCGCCTTCGGCCTGCATATCACCGACGATGCAGGCGCCGTCGTCAGCCGTTCGGCGGCGCGCTACCGGGATCTCTTGGCGCAGGATCAGCCCTGACGTCTTCCCCGGTTCGGCCCCTGGCGGGTCTCGGGAACAGCGTCGCGCCGGCCAGCGCGCCGATGAGTGCGGCAAGGCCGAAGCGCCATCGCTTGCCCCGCGCGCCGGCCGTACCCGTTTCGGTCGTCGGCATCGGATCGCCTCGTGCAAGACCGTGAGGAGGGATCGTGTCCTCGCCCCCGACGTCTACCATCGCGGCCGCGAACCCGGCCACCGACGCCACCGCGAAAGATTCGCCTTCACGGACACGCTCACGCCGCATCTCACGGCCTTGTCGGTCGGCGGCGTTCCGGCGGTTGCGGGCGGCCCGTGGCGGATCGGGCGTCCGACCGCGGAGACGATCAGACCCGAGCCGTCACCGCCCCGCGTTGCCTCGGAGTGGTCGCGCGGCCTATAA
- a CDS encoding conserved protein with domain of unknown function DUF28 (Evidence 4 : Unknown function but conserved in other organisms) has protein sequence MAGHSQFKNIMHRKGRVDAVRSKVFSKLAREITVAAKLGTPDPSMNPRLRAAILAARAENMPKDNIERAIKKAVGGDGENYEEIRYEGYGPGGAALIVEAQTDNRNRTASDVRSAFTKSGGSLAETGAVAFMFDRVGVIAFAPDVADADTMLEAAIEAGADDVRSDTEGHEVICAQDAYGDVSKALEGRFGEPRRTGLIWKAQNTIDVDDETGEKLIRLVEVIEDQDDVQNVYVNFALSEALVEKMGA, from the coding sequence ATGGCCGGGCATTCCCAGTTCAAGAACATCATGCACCGCAAGGGCCGCGTCGATGCGGTCCGCTCGAAGGTGTTCAGCAAGCTCGCCCGCGAAATCACGGTGGCGGCCAAGCTCGGCACGCCCGACCCCTCGATGAACCCGCGTCTGCGCGCCGCCATCCTCGCGGCCCGGGCGGAGAACATGCCCAAGGACAACATCGAGCGTGCCATCAAGAAGGCGGTGGGTGGGGACGGCGAGAACTACGAGGAGATCCGCTACGAGGGCTACGGCCCCGGCGGTGCCGCGCTGATCGTCGAGGCGCAGACCGACAACCGCAACCGCACTGCCTCCGACGTGCGCTCGGCCTTCACCAAGTCCGGCGGCAGCCTCGCCGAGACCGGCGCCGTCGCCTTCATGTTCGACCGTGTCGGCGTCATCGCCTTTGCGCCGGACGTGGCCGATGCCGACACGATGCTGGAGGCCGCCATCGAGGCCGGCGCCGACGACGTGCGTTCGGATACGGAGGGCCACGAGGTCATCTGCGCCCAGGACGCCTACGGCGACGTGTCGAAGGCGCTAGAGGGCCGCTTCGGCGAGCCGCGCCGGACCGGCCTGATCTGGAAGGCGCAGAACACCATCGACGTCGATGACGAGACCGGTGAGAAGCTGATCCGCCTCGTCGAGGTGATCGAGGATCAGGACGACGTGCAGAACGTCTACGTCAACTTCGCGCTGTCCGAGGCGTTGGTGGAGAAGATGGGCGCGTAA
- a CDS encoding protein of unknown function (Evidence 5 : Unknown function), with amino-acid sequence MLPICRAEPPGSVRYMPCETGAEPAIDDAQGPSLRPMHDRPLILGIHGLANKPPKEEKQAWWAEAIREGLRRNLGEDPRDLSFDFVYWADLRYDAPLSEDSNREPYYPARGRGPFPSADGVCAPTLTDRLYRIVEWAQEKTGRLVLDDFIIEHRLDDLWGYYEDAAFRESARDRLREALEQHAGRPLLLAAHSMGSLIAYDVLRQLECDGRCPRIEHFVTMGAPLGLAEIKHRLAEEHGALRVPYAVARWSNLGDREDVATVGTTLAEAYAPNLTGVGVIDRPVLNTYRRPRGSVNHHKSYGYLRTPEFSEAVAAFLDREDAVAPVEMSDARSA; translated from the coding sequence ATGCTGCCGATTTGTCGCGCGGAACCGCCGGGGTCCGTGCGCTATATGCCCTGCGAGACCGGCGCTGAGCCGGCCATCGACGACGCGCAAGGCCCCTCTCTTCGACCGATGCACGACCGCCCGCTCATCCTCGGCATCCACGGCCTCGCCAACAAGCCGCCGAAAGAAGAGAAGCAGGCGTGGTGGGCCGAGGCGATCCGTGAGGGACTTCGGCGCAACCTCGGCGAGGATCCGCGGGATCTGTCCTTCGACTTCGTCTACTGGGCCGACCTGCGCTACGACGCGCCGCTCTCCGAGGACAGCAACCGGGAACCCTACTACCCCGCGCGGGGGAGGGGACCGTTCCCGAGCGCCGACGGCGTGTGCGCCCCGACCCTGACCGACCGACTCTACCGCATCGTCGAATGGGCGCAGGAGAAGACCGGGCGTCTCGTCCTCGACGATTTCATCATCGAGCACCGGCTCGACGACCTGTGGGGCTACTACGAGGATGCCGCGTTCCGCGAGTCCGCCCGCGACCGCTTGCGGGAGGCGCTGGAGCAGCATGCCGGCCGGCCCCTGCTGCTCGCCGCCCATTCCATGGGCTCGCTGATCGCCTACGATGTGCTCCGCCAGCTCGAGTGCGACGGGCGCTGTCCGCGGATCGAGCACTTCGTCACCATGGGCGCCCCCCTCGGTCTCGCCGAGATCAAGCATCGCCTCGCCGAGGAGCACGGGGCCTTGCGCGTGCCCTACGCCGTGGCCCGCTGGAGCAATCTCGGCGACCGCGAGGACGTGGCGACCGTCGGCACGACGTTGGCCGAGGCCTATGCCCCGAACCTGACGGGTGTGGGCGTGATCGATCGTCCCGTGCTCAACACTTATCGGCGCCCGCGCGGCAGCGTGAACCACCACAAATCCTACGGCTACCTGCGCACGCCGGAATTCTCGGAAGCCGTCGCGGCGTTTCTCGACCGAGAGGACGCGGTTGCCCCCGTCGAGATGTCGGATGCCAGAAGCGCCTGA
- the prk gene encoding phosphoribulokinase (Evidence 2a : Function from experimental evidences in other organisms; PubMedId : 3038847; Product type e : enzyme) yields the protein MSARHPIISVTGSSGAGTTSVRNTFEQIFRREDVSAVYIEGDGFHAHDRDTMRAMMAREPTLSHFAPRANLLPELEEVFRSYSESGTGRTRHYAHDEADAARYGVPIGAFTPWEAFQPGSDLLFYEGLHGCVVDQNVDLARYPDLKIGVVPVINLEWIQKLHRDRSTRGYSTEAVTDVILRRMPDYVQTICPQFSWTDINFQRVPTVDTSNPFIARWIPTADESMVVIRFKDPKGIDFSYLVSMIHDSFMSRANSIVIPGGKLDLAMQLILTPIIMQLVERRRRLA from the coding sequence ATGTCGGCGCGTCATCCCATCATCTCGGTCACCGGCTCTTCGGGCGCCGGGACCACCTCGGTCCGCAACACCTTCGAGCAGATCTTCCGAAGGGAGGATGTCAGCGCCGTCTACATCGAGGGCGACGGCTTCCACGCGCATGACCGCGACACCATGCGGGCGATGATGGCGCGCGAGCCGACGCTGAGCCATTTCGCGCCCCGCGCCAACCTCCTGCCCGAGCTGGAGGAAGTGTTTCGCAGCTACAGCGAATCCGGCACCGGCCGCACCCGGCACTACGCCCACGACGAGGCGGATGCGGCCCGCTACGGCGTACCCATCGGCGCCTTCACGCCCTGGGAGGCGTTCCAGCCCGGCTCGGACCTGCTGTTCTACGAAGGCCTGCATGGCTGCGTGGTCGATCAGAACGTCGACCTCGCCCGCTATCCCGACCTCAAGATCGGGGTGGTGCCGGTCATCAACCTCGAATGGATTCAGAAGCTGCACCGGGACCGCTCGACGCGGGGCTACTCGACCGAGGCTGTCACCGACGTGATCCTGCGCCGGATGCCCGACTACGTGCAGACGATCTGCCCGCAATTCTCGTGGACAGACATCAACTTCCAGCGAGTGCCGACGGTGGACACCTCGAACCCGTTCATCGCCCGGTGGATTCCGACCGCCGACGAGTCGATGGTGGTCATCCGCTTCAAGGACCCGAAGGGGATCGATTTCTCCTATCTTGTGTCGATGATCCACGACAGCTTCATGAGCCGGGCCAATTCCATCGTCATCCCCGGTGGCAAGCTCGATCTGGCGATGCAGCTCATTCTGACGCCGATCATCATGCAGCTCGTGGAGCGGCGGCGGCGGCTGGCGTAA
- the cbbF gene encoding fructose-1,6-bisphosphatase (Evidence 2a : Function from experimental evidences in other organisms; PubMedId : 1907281; Product type e : enzyme), whose amino-acid sequence MTKPYGSSLDDHLDAEVAREPSLADTAATIRALAAAAIDVSETVGRGSLAGDLAAQGEHNSDGDVQKALDVIAHKRFMRALEEAPVAQVASEEAEDVVTLKAGAPLAVAIDPLDGSSNIGVGMVVGTIFGIRPVTQGQGIDDPNASFLTPGTTQTAAGFVVYGPATTFVVTLGNGTRIFTLDRTDNVFRLTHDAMKIVPSASEYAINASNVRHWDGPVKSYIEDCLRGSEGPRDRDFNMRWTAALVADAQRVLIRGGVFLYPGDNRKGYAQGRLRLLYETAPIAFLIEQAGGGATDGQGRILERVAAKIHERSPLVFGSTEEVECVAKYYDGRQPSAGRSPLFGQRGLMRS is encoded by the coding sequence ATGACGAAGCCCTACGGGTCATCCCTCGACGACCATCTCGACGCCGAAGTCGCGCGGGAGCCCTCGCTGGCCGATACCGCCGCCACGATCCGGGCGCTCGCCGCCGCTGCGATCGACGTGAGCGAGACCGTGGGTCGTGGGTCGCTCGCGGGCGACCTCGCCGCGCAGGGCGAGCACAACAGCGACGGCGACGTGCAGAAGGCGCTCGACGTGATCGCCCACAAGCGCTTCATGCGGGCGCTCGAAGAGGCCCCCGTGGCGCAGGTCGCCTCTGAGGAAGCCGAGGACGTGGTGACGCTGAAGGCCGGCGCGCCGCTGGCGGTCGCGATCGACCCGCTCGACGGCTCGTCCAATATCGGCGTCGGCATGGTGGTCGGCACCATCTTCGGCATCCGCCCGGTGACGCAGGGCCAAGGGATCGACGATCCCAATGCCTCGTTCCTGACCCCCGGCACGACGCAGACGGCCGCCGGCTTCGTCGTCTACGGCCCGGCCACGACCTTCGTCGTCACGCTCGGCAACGGCACCCGCATCTTCACCCTCGACCGGACGGACAACGTCTTCCGCCTCACCCACGACGCGATGAAGATCGTCCCCAGCGCCAGCGAGTACGCGATCAACGCCTCGAACGTCCGCCACTGGGACGGGCCGGTGAAGTCCTACATCGAGGATTGCCTGCGCGGCTCGGAAGGCCCGCGCGACCGTGACTTCAACATGCGCTGGACCGCTGCGCTGGTGGCGGACGCGCAGCGGGTGCTGATCCGCGGCGGCGTGTTCCTGTATCCGGGCGACAACCGGAAGGGCTACGCCCAGGGCCGCCTGCGCCTCTTGTACGAGACCGCCCCCATCGCCTTCCTGATCGAGCAGGCGGGCGGCGGCGCCACCGACGGCCAGGGCCGCATCCTCGAGCGGGTGGCCGCCAAGATCCACGAGCGCTCCCCCCTGGTGTTCGGCTCCACCGAGGAGGTCGAGTGCGTGGCCAAGTACTATGACGGCCGCCAGCCCAGCGCCGGCCGCTCACCCCTGTTCGGCCAGCGCGGCCTGATGCGGAGTTGA